A window from Campylobacter concisus encodes these proteins:
- the mtaB gene encoding tRNA (N(6)-L-threonylcarbamoyladenosine(37)-C(2))-methylthiotransferase MtaB yields the protein MQKIFFKTFGCRTNIYDTELLKSYIKDYEITNDEDAADIVVINSCTVTNSADSGVRNYINGVKRRGAKVVLTGCGAVSKGKELFNSGIFGVLGASKKSDLNELLKQEKPFFELGNLNSVDKNIVTNYENHTKAFIKIQEGCNFSCSYCIIPSVRGKARSMDEAMILKEARILAQNGYNELVLTGTNIGSYGKDTNSSLGKLLANLGKISGIRRIRLGSIEPSQIDESFREILKEEWLERHLHIALQHTSEAMLKIMRRRNNAFSDLELFNELSSLGFALGTDYIVGHPGESEEIWAEAVENFKKFPITHLHAFVYSPRRDTHSATLKSDVSGDVAKSRLKILQGIALQNNENFRKKHNGALKILVEQKNSEFYEGFDQFYNKAKILSQKDITKEWVEVSEYEVKPDANYAKI from the coding sequence ATGCAAAAGATATTTTTTAAAACATTTGGATGTCGCACAAATATCTATGATACTGAGCTTTTAAAAAGCTACATCAAGGACTACGAGATCACAAATGATGAAGATGCTGCTGATATTGTGGTCATAAACTCATGCACTGTTACAAATTCTGCTGATAGCGGTGTCAGAAACTACATAAACGGCGTAAAAAGGCGTGGGGCAAAGGTGGTACTGACTGGATGTGGAGCGGTTAGCAAGGGCAAAGAGCTATTTAATAGTGGTATATTTGGTGTGCTAGGAGCTAGCAAAAAGAGCGATCTAAATGAGCTTTTAAAGCAAGAAAAACCATTTTTTGAGCTTGGGAATTTAAACTCAGTCGATAAAAATATAGTTACAAATTACGAAAATCACACAAAGGCTTTTATAAAAATTCAAGAAGGCTGCAACTTTAGCTGCAGCTACTGCATCATCCCTTCAGTTCGTGGTAAGGCTAGAAGTATGGATGAGGCTATGATATTAAAAGAGGCAAGAATTTTGGCTCAAAACGGCTATAATGAGCTTGTCTTAACCGGCACAAATATAGGCAGTTACGGCAAAGATACAAATAGCTCTCTTGGTAAGCTTTTGGCAAACTTAGGTAAAATTTCTGGCATTAGACGTATTCGGCTTGGAAGTATTGAGCCAAGCCAGATAGATGAGAGCTTTAGAGAAATTTTAAAAGAAGAGTGGCTGGAGCGTCATTTGCACATCGCACTTCAGCACACGAGCGAGGCGATGCTAAAGATAATGCGAAGACGAAATAACGCATTTAGTGATCTGGAGCTTTTTAATGAGCTAAGCTCACTTGGCTTTGCGCTTGGTACGGACTACATCGTGGGTCATCCAGGCGAGAGTGAGGAAATTTGGGCAGAGGCTGTGGAAAATTTTAAGAAATTTCCTATCACACATCTGCATGCTTTTGTCTATTCGCCAAGGCGTGATACGCACTCAGCTACGCTAAAAAGCGATGTTAGCGGCGATGTGGCAAAAAGTAGGCTAAAAATTTTACAAGGCATAGCTTTGCAAAATAATGAAAATTTTAGAAAAAAGCATAACGGAGCTTTGAAAATTTTAGTCGAGCAAAAAAATAGTGAGTTTTACGAAGGTTTTGATCAGTTTTACAACAAAGCTAAAATTTTAAGCCAAAAAGATATAACAAAAGAGTGGGTGGAGGTAAGCGAATATGAAGTTAAGCCAGATGCCAATTATGCAAAAATTTAA
- a CDS encoding mechanosensitive ion channel domain-containing protein, whose protein sequence is MKKILVLILFCFALYAEENVTLEQNSSQNLQNNELIKDISNLDNSLKNNIWITRYANYNTYQRLIDELEKNENELKKLDKSSRRGSDIIKRIQTLKEQINLLKEYEKTPFSNMLAAPEMDTPPRITSPVALISGFSYIKKIKSDKIEYQRHIKELDTLLEKLETKENLLNRLNLIEENEQNRESLNLVKQEIGDFKAAKQIADTTYNVYEKRADEAINLTTSDIKAQFLSMGYTAIIILLTIGLTFIAKFIVKRTITDNERFYTVNKFLNVLNITVIIIILLFSYIENVTYLVTVLGFASAGIAIAMKDMFMSMLGWMVIMFGGSIHVGDRIRVLHDGSEFVGDVIDISLLRLTVFEDVSYSTYKTNRRAGRIIFVPNNYIFTDLIANYAHYGMKTVWDGIDVVISFDSNHKKAVYLARNVVKKYSKGYTDIAKRQMNKLRSQYSIKNPNVEPRIYTFFEPYGINVSCWYMANSYATLALRSTISAEIIEAFLAQDDIKIAYPTQTMFIGKKENPSDHTAHSEQESENS, encoded by the coding sequence ATGAAAAAGATCCTAGTTTTAATACTTTTTTGCTTTGCCCTTTATGCTGAGGAGAACGTTACGCTTGAGCAAAATAGCTCGCAAAATTTACAAAATAACGAGCTTATAAAAGATATTTCAAATCTAGATAACTCCCTAAAAAACAATATCTGGATCACAAGGTATGCTAACTATAACACTTATCAAAGGCTTATTGATGAGCTTGAAAAAAATGAAAATGAACTAAAGAAACTGGACAAAAGCTCAAGAAGAGGCAGCGATATCATAAAGAGAATCCAAACTCTAAAAGAGCAGATAAATTTACTAAAAGAGTATGAAAAAACGCCATTTTCAAATATGCTAGCAGCCCCTGAAATGGATACTCCACCAAGGATAACAAGTCCTGTTGCACTTATATCTGGCTTTTCGTATATCAAAAAGATAAAGAGTGATAAGATCGAGTATCAAAGGCATATAAAAGAGCTTGATACGCTTTTAGAAAAGCTTGAAACAAAAGAAAATTTACTAAATAGACTAAATTTGATAGAAGAAAATGAGCAAAATAGAGAAAGCCTAAACTTGGTAAAACAAGAAATAGGCGACTTCAAAGCGGCAAAACAGATCGCTGATACAACTTATAATGTCTATGAAAAAAGGGCTGATGAGGCTATAAATTTAACCACCTCTGATATAAAAGCCCAGTTTTTAAGTATGGGCTATACGGCTATCATCATTCTTTTGACGATCGGGCTAACATTTATCGCTAAATTTATCGTTAAAAGAACAATTACCGATAATGAGAGATTTTACACGGTCAATAAATTTTTAAACGTTTTAAATATCACTGTTATTATCATAATCTTGCTTTTTTCGTATATAGAAAATGTCACTTATCTTGTAACGGTACTTGGTTTTGCTTCAGCTGGTATCGCCATTGCGATGAAAGATATGTTTATGAGTATGCTTGGCTGGATGGTGATCATGTTTGGTGGCTCTATACATGTGGGTGACAGGATCAGAGTGCTTCATGATGGCAGTGAATTTGTGGGCGATGTGATCGATATCTCTTTGCTTAGGCTGACCGTTTTTGAGGATGTTAGTTACTCGACTTATAAGACGAACCGCCGTGCAGGTAGAATTATCTTTGTGCCAAATAACTATATCTTTACCGATCTCATCGCAAACTATGCTCATTATGGTATGAAGACCGTTTGGGACGGCATAGATGTCGTGATAAGCTTTGATAGCAATCATAAAAAAGCTGTGTATCTAGCAAGAAATGTCGTTAAAAAATACTCAAAAGGCTACACTGATATCGCAAAACGCCAGATGAATAAACTAAGAAGTCAATACAGCATCAAAAATCCAAACGTCGAGCCAAGAATTTATACATTTTTTGAGCCTTATGGCATAAATGTCTCATGCTGGTATATGGCAAATTCTTATGCAACTTTGGCTCTTAGAAGTACTATTAGCGCAGAGATAATAGAAGCATTTTTAGCTCAAGATGATATAAAGATCGCTTATCCAACACAAACCATGTTTATAGGTAAAAAAGAAAATCCAAGCGATCATACCGCTCACAGCGAGCAAGAGAGTGAAAATTCTTAA
- the aroB gene encoding 3-dehydroquinate synthase, whose translation MQINLNLKEKASGYKIYINELERLELKGKVGIVTNAKVAGLHLEKLLSILKCDEKFIISVPDGEEYKNLKTLEQILEQLFVSKFDRSSTLIAFGGGVISDMTGFAASIYERGINFINIPTTLLAQVDASVGGKTGVNNKFGKNLIGSFYQPKAVFCEINFLKTLPKREFAAGVAEALKMAITFDKEMFDWLKIVNLDDENLAKLVEKSVILKAKVVEQDEKEKGLRAILNYGHTFAHVIENETNYKEFLHGEAVAIGMNMANRLSVRLGLMSEVEAEGIKQVLVKFGLPVNYKIENEYAFYEAFFMDKKTKDDKINFIIADKIGSAIIKNDVKKEDVLKILREFK comes from the coding sequence ATGCAGATAAATTTAAATCTTAAAGAAAAAGCATCAGGTTATAAAATTTATATAAACGAGCTTGAAAGACTAGAACTAAAAGGCAAGGTTGGCATAGTTACAAACGCTAAAGTAGCGGGGCTTCATCTTGAAAAGCTACTTAGTATTTTGAAGTGTGATGAGAAATTTATCATAAGTGTGCCTGACGGCGAAGAGTATAAAAATTTAAAGACGTTAGAGCAAATTTTGGAGCAGCTTTTTGTGAGTAAGTTTGATCGCTCATCTACGCTAATCGCCTTTGGTGGTGGCGTCATAAGCGATATGACTGGCTTTGCGGCGAGCATCTATGAAAGAGGGATAAATTTTATAAATATCCCAACTACGCTTCTAGCGCAAGTCGATGCGAGTGTTGGCGGAAAAACGGGTGTAAATAACAAATTTGGCAAAAATTTAATAGGCTCATTTTATCAGCCAAAGGCAGTTTTTTGCGAGATAAATTTCTTAAAGACATTGCCAAAGAGAGAATTTGCAGCTGGCGTGGCTGAGGCTTTAAAAATGGCGATAACTTTTGACAAAGAGATGTTTGATTGGCTAAAGATCGTAAATTTAGATGATGAAAATTTAGCCAAGCTAGTCGAAAAGTCTGTAATTTTAAAAGCAAAAGTGGTTGAACAAGACGAGAAAGAAAAAGGGCTAAGAGCTATCCTAAACTACGGACATACCTTTGCTCACGTCATAGAAAATGAGACAAATTACAAAGAATTTTTACACGGCGAAGCGGTGGCAATAGGTATGAATATGGCAAATCGTTTAAGCGTAAGACTAGGGCTCATGAGCGAGGTAGAAGCAGAGGGTATCAAACAGGTTTTGGTAAAATTTGGCCTTCCAGTGAACTACAAAATAGAAAATGAATATGCATTTTACGAGGCATTCTTTATGGATAAAAAGACAAAAGATGATAAGATAAATTTCATCATTGCAGATAAAATCGGCAGTGCGATCATCAAAAATGACGTCAAAAAAGAAGACGTTTTAAAAATTTTAAGAGAATTTAAATGA
- a CDS encoding COG3400 family protein, translated as MKKILIIADGTFARNFLNRLLETKSNLHHYIVVSSEDYSQKSNYENFTFYQFDPTSLSKLKSVSDGYFSQFCIVCDDKNEAVAVYENLRQISTKTETVFMSSWELDEKCKEIFASDKHLSVVDIRDIAASRLMDYLPDLPVLADNIGLSEGEIMEVKVPIGSSYMYRHISSVAQKKWRIALIYRGSEIILPKPNVMIQPSDILLIVGDPNVLQNVYRSIKRESGQFPSPFGSNIYVLIDMISMDKERVSKLIKDSLYLHSKLNNKRLFFRVINPTLGENLDTLKAIKEKNIIVLMDYFNSDNKSIKHDVLKHDIGLILSDDKYFFKFKKVFYELKLPVLKTGKILLSNIKEGVILGDKSQEVENQSAVITDCCAQLDLEMKFYYFDNKHSDDEALREHFESISALFSKRIKIENHNLKNPLVKLKNTKDLLHFVMFSKSVANGGAFAFLSTNLNRLYKKLSQNAQLFVPVSE; from the coding sequence ATGAAGAAAATTTTAATAATCGCAGATGGAACTTTCGCAAGAAATTTTTTAAACAGACTGCTTGAAACAAAATCAAATTTGCATCACTATATCGTTGTTTCAAGTGAGGATTACAGCCAAAAATCAAATTATGAAAATTTTACATTTTACCAGTTTGACCCAACTAGCCTCTCAAAGCTAAAAAGCGTGAGTGATGGCTATTTTAGTCAGTTTTGTATAGTTTGCGATGATAAAAATGAGGCGGTTGCTGTTTATGAAAATTTAAGACAGATCAGCACAAAGACCGAGACTGTTTTTATGAGCTCATGGGAGCTTGATGAAAAATGTAAAGAAATATTTGCAAGCGATAAACACTTAAGCGTGGTTGATATCAGAGATATTGCAGCATCAAGGCTTATGGACTATTTACCAGATTTGCCGGTTTTAGCTGATAATATCGGACTTAGTGAGGGTGAGATCATGGAAGTTAAGGTGCCAATAGGTAGCTCTTATATGTATCGTCACATTAGCTCAGTAGCTCAAAAAAAATGGCGAATAGCCCTCATATATCGAGGCAGCGAGATCATCTTGCCAAAGCCAAATGTAATGATACAGCCAAGCGATATATTACTGATCGTTGGTGATCCAAATGTGCTTCAAAATGTTTACCGCTCGATTAAGCGTGAAAGTGGGCAGTTTCCAAGCCCGTTTGGTAGCAACATCTATGTGCTGATCGATATGATCTCAATGGACAAAGAACGTGTTAGCAAGCTCATAAAGGATAGCTTGTATTTGCATTCAAAACTAAATAATAAACGCCTTTTTTTTAGAGTGATAAATCCAACTTTAGGTGAAAATTTAGATACTTTAAAAGCGATAAAAGAGAAAAATATCATTGTTTTGATGGATTATTTTAATAGTGATAACAAATCTATAAAACATGATGTGTTAAAGCACGACATCGGCCTAATCTTAAGCGATGATAAATACTTTTTTAAATTTAAAAAAGTATTTTATGAGCTAAAACTTCCAGTGCTAAAAACAGGCAAAATTTTGCTCTCAAATATAAAAGAGGGCGTGATACTAGGCGATAAAAGCCAAGAAGTGGAGAATCAATCAGCTGTGATAACAGACTGCTGTGCACAGCTTGATTTGGAGATGAAATTTTACTATTTTGATAATAAACACAGCGACGATGAAGCGTTAAGAGAGCATTTTGAGAGCATTAGCGCGCTATTTTCTAAGCGTATAAAGATAGAAAATCACAATCTTAAAAATCCGCTTGTAAAACTAAAAAATACAAAAGATTTGCTTCATTTTGTGATGTTTAGCAAAAGCGTGGCAAATGGTGGGGCATTTGCCTTTTTATCGACAAATTTAAATAGGCTTTATAAAAAACTAAGCCAAAATGCACAGCTTTTTGTGCCAGTAAGTGAGTAA
- a CDS encoding ABC-type transport auxiliary lipoprotein family protein: MRNLIFLAATLLFLGCSLKTDVPVATMYEIHYSNKACSAENKQKELKNVFIENVSALDMVDTRKILIVAENNKIRYLSDAKFVSEPSEMVYKSLVKGLYSNCAAKPIFSPNAKDLRLKVSIISLQIRGDKAEVSLAYELFNANTSLKSGMITKEIFCPDPSSSTIFDTINKATNLAIDTLISEIIS; this comes from the coding sequence ATGAGAAATTTAATCTTTCTAGCGGCTACGCTTTTATTTCTTGGCTGCTCGCTAAAGACGGATGTGCCAGTTGCAACGATGTATGAAATTCACTATTCAAATAAGGCTTGCTCAGCTGAAAACAAGCAAAAAGAGCTAAAAAATGTCTTCATCGAAAATGTAAGTGCTCTTGATATGGTCGATACTAGAAAAATTTTGATCGTAGCTGAAAATAATAAAATCAGATATCTAAGCGATGCTAAATTTGTATCTGAGCCAAGCGAAATGGTCTATAAATCGCTTGTAAAAGGGCTTTATTCAAACTGCGCTGCAAAGCCGATATTTTCGCCAAATGCAAAAGATCTTAGGCTAAAAGTTAGCATCATCTCACTTCAGATAAGAGGCGACAAGGCCGAAGTTTCACTAGCTTATGAGCTGTTTAATGCAAACACTTCGCTAAAATCTGGCATGATCACGAAAGAAATTTTTTGTCCAGATCCAAGCTCAAGTACTATTTTTGATACGATAAATAAGGCTACAAATTTAGCAATCGATACGCTAATCTCTGAAATAATCTCTTAA
- a CDS encoding MlaD family protein, producing the protein MENRNSYTIVGMFFMACLTVFAIFIWWMTSKNNTKVDFKEYYIHTTELPSGLKVDSTVKFIGVPAGSVSDINFVDDKNALINITMKIREDLPIKADSVASIEVQAISGVASINISRGTKDFTSGQKPILQLEESLFSKLGNNAENITLKINQTLDKVDNFFSPENIAHVESVLKNIDKFTQVLTDEEGLSEVDSIVKNVKNFTDTLNKTDTKELVKNLNRLISNANQVFVSANSAITGYNSLQELIAKKAKDGEYDLRNTVGPLLREASDFLNGFDKTLREFRGALQRLEDNPYEFFFTNPVPNDKGDKK; encoded by the coding sequence ATGGAAAATAGAAATTCTTATACCATTGTTGGCATGTTTTTTATGGCTTGCCTTACAGTATTTGCGATATTTATTTGGTGGATGACTAGTAAAAATAATACAAAGGTTGATTTTAAAGAGTACTACATCCACACGACTGAGCTGCCAAGTGGATTAAAGGTTGATTCTACGGTTAAATTTATCGGTGTGCCAGCTGGAAGTGTTAGTGATATAAATTTTGTTGATGATAAAAATGCTCTTATAAACATCACAATGAAAATTAGAGAAGACCTGCCGATAAAGGCCGATAGCGTGGCAAGTATTGAAGTTCAGGCTATTAGCGGTGTGGCTAGTATAAATATAAGCCGTGGCACAAAAGACTTTACATCAGGTCAAAAGCCTATCTTGCAGCTTGAAGAGAGCCTCTTTTCAAAGCTTGGAAACAACGCTGAAAACATTACTTTAAAGATAAATCAGACACTTGATAAAGTCGATAACTTTTTCTCGCCTGAAAATATCGCTCACGTAGAGTCAGTCCTTAAAAATATTGATAAATTTACACAAGTTTTAACAGACGAAGAGGGGCTAAGTGAGGTTGATAGTATCGTTAAAAATGTGAAAAATTTTACAGATACTTTAAACAAAACCGATACAAAAGAATTGGTTAAAAATTTAAATAGACTAATTTCAAATGCAAACCAAGTTTTTGTATCGGCAAATTCGGCTATCACTGGATATAATTCGCTGCAAGAGCTCATCGCCAAAAAGGCTAAAGATGGCGAATACGATCTTAGAAATACGGTTGGGCCGTTATTAAGAGAAGCGAGTGATTTTTTAAATGGATTTGACAAGACGCTTCGCGAATTTAGAGGCGCGCTTCAAAGGCTTGAAGATAATCCTTACGAGTTTTTCTTTACAAATCCAGTGCCAAACGACAAAGGAGATAAAAAATGA
- a CDS encoding ABC transporter ATP-binding protein encodes MNEIIVGKNITTCYGDKIMHDNVSWSVKEAEIYGFLGGSGAGKTTLMKTMIYLKKPSEGDIFFDGVNMWKSSQEEQQEIKLKSGTMFQFGALYSSMTILDNVGVLLHEYSKFNKRQIDEIAMFWIQKVGLKKEVSMLYPSELSGGMKKRAALARALVLSPRVLFLDEPNSGLDPVSSRQMDALIKELRDSIGVTVVMVTHDADSIFDILDRFLIIDNKKIAFEGNIKELEYLKNNPLEELFKMRKK; translated from the coding sequence ATGAACGAGATAATAGTTGGAAAAAACATAACTACGTGTTATGGCGATAAGATAATGCACGATAATGTGAGCTGGAGCGTTAAAGAGGCAGAAATTTACGGCTTTTTAGGTGGCAGTGGTGCTGGGAAAACGACGCTTATGAAGACGATGATATATCTAAAAAAGCCAAGCGAGGGTGATATATTTTTTGATGGCGTCAATATGTGGAAAAGTAGTCAAGAGGAGCAGCAAGAGATTAAGCTAAAAAGTGGAACGATGTTTCAGTTTGGAGCGCTTTATAGCTCTATGACGATCCTTGACAATGTGGGCGTTTTGCTTCATGAGTACTCTAAATTTAACAAGCGTCAGATCGATGAGATAGCGATGTTTTGGATACAAAAAGTGGGGCTAAAAAAAGAGGTATCAATGCTCTATCCAAGCGAGCTAAGTGGCGGTATGAAAAAGCGTGCTGCGCTAGCAAGAGCCTTGGTGCTAAGCCCTAGAGTACTATTTTTAGATGAGCCAAACAGCGGCCTTGATCCTGTTAGCTCACGTCAGATGGATGCACTCATAAAAGAGCTTCGTGATAGCATCGGCGTGACTGTTGTCATGGTGACTCATGATGCTGATAGTATTTTTGATATTTTGGATAGATTTTTGATAATAGATAACAAAAAAATAGCTTTTGAGGGAAATATAAAAGAGCTTGAATATCTTAAAAACAACCCACTTGAAGAGCTATTTAAAATGAGGAAAAAGTAG
- a CDS encoding MlaE family ABC transporter permease, protein MQKRNDIVFTEANGTATIKFAGEFSYKEAKNLQSIFKKIQKLNGNVKFDFSELKSIDYAVLILLKNTLNGKKFEIITNDEKIKAMGDLLNDEKIDFRYMPPHNSLNFFSRLGEKICEGFVNLVEFGSFLGEFLIKSVKIFLNPANLRFREFSNYIKDGGVNAVFIVSLTAFLIGVVLAYLGSAMLASFGASIFIVEIMGMLTLREVAPLIAAIVVAGRSASSFTAQIGAMKLTEEIDAMKTMGFEPFNFLVLPRIIAMVLCVPVIIFIADAISILGQMIICQTILDISFSDYLNRFREMVELRHFTVGMIKAPFFGAVIAIIGCMRGFGVSQNAQSLGAMTTVSVVNAIFWVIALDAFFAIIFMWLKI, encoded by the coding sequence TTGCAAAAGAGAAATGATATCGTTTTTACCGAAGCAAACGGCACTGCGACCATAAAATTTGCAGGCGAATTTAGCTACAAAGAGGCTAAAAATTTACAAAGCATTTTTAAAAAAATCCAAAAGCTTAACGGCAATGTTAAATTTGACTTTAGTGAGCTAAAGAGCATTGATTACGCTGTTTTGATCCTTTTAAAAAACACGCTAAATGGCAAGAAATTTGAGATCATCACAAATGACGAGAAGATAAAGGCGATGGGCGATCTTTTAAATGACGAAAAGATCGACTTTAGATATATGCCACCGCACAATAGCCTAAATTTTTTCTCACGCCTCGGTGAGAAAATTTGCGAGGGATTTGTAAATTTAGTTGAGTTTGGCTCGTTTTTGGGCGAGTTTTTGATAAAAAGCGTCAAAATTTTCCTTAATCCTGCAAATTTAAGGTTTAGAGAATTTAGTAACTACATAAAAGATGGCGGTGTAAATGCCGTTTTTATCGTATCGCTCACCGCTTTTTTGATAGGCGTCGTGCTTGCATATCTTGGTAGTGCGATGCTTGCAAGCTTTGGGGCAAGTATATTTATAGTAGAGATCATGGGTATGCTAACGCTTAGAGAGGTGGCACCGCTCATCGCTGCTATCGTTGTGGCAGGCAGGTCGGCCTCCAGCTTTACCGCGCAAATTGGTGCTATGAAGCTAACTGAGGAGATAGACGCGATGAAGACGATGGGTTTTGAGCCATTTAACTTCTTGGTCTTGCCGCGCATCATCGCCATGGTGCTTTGTGTGCCTGTCATTATCTTTATAGCTGATGCGATAAGTATTTTGGGGCAGATGATCATTTGTCAAACGATACTTGATATCAGCTTTAGTGACTATCTAAATAGATTTCGCGAGATGGTCGAGCTTAGACATTTTACCGTTGGTATGATAAAAGCTCCATTTTTTGGTGCGGTAATAGCGATCATTGGGTGTATGAGGGGATTTGGTGTGAGCCAAAACGCCCAAAGCCTTGGAGCAATGACAACAGTTAGCGTTGTAAATGCGATATTTTGGGTCATTGCGCTTGATGCGTTTTTCGCAATAATTTTTATGTGGCTAAAGATATGA
- the tgt gene encoding tRNA guanosine(34) transglycosylase Tgt: MKFEVIKKDGNARRGILTTAHSVIQTPVFMPVGTVGAVKSLDAFDMSEILDAKIILANTYHMYLRPGSKVVREFGGLHGFSKFDRSFLTDSGGFQAFSLRSNTKNDDGGIKFKSHIDGSTHYFTPRSVLDTQYDLGSDIMMILDDLVALPAETKRINLSIKRTIKWAKEAIDYHKFMQSKGVGLEQNIFGIVQGGTDYEARKFCAQALNEMPFDGLAIGGLSVGESNEAMYDTVEAVMPFMDELRPRYLMGVGTPEDLVENVERGVDMFDCVMPTRNARNGTLFTSFGKINIKSAKFINDHAPIDPQCQCYTCKRYSRGYLNHLFKARELTFFRLASLHNLHYYLNLMKEMREAIERGEFAKFKKNFYAKRVKNEL, encoded by the coding sequence ATGAAATTTGAAGTTATAAAAAAAGATGGCAACGCAAGGCGCGGCATCCTCACAACCGCTCATAGCGTGATACAAACGCCAGTTTTTATGCCTGTTGGCACGGTTGGCGCAGTTAAAAGCTTAGATGCCTTTGATATGAGTGAAATTTTAGACGCAAAGATCATTTTAGCAAACACCTATCATATGTATCTGCGCCCTGGCAGCAAGGTCGTGCGTGAGTTTGGCGGACTGCATGGTTTTTCTAAATTTGATCGCTCGTTTTTAACTGATAGTGGCGGATTTCAGGCGTTTTCACTTAGATCAAACACCAAAAACGACGATGGCGGGATAAAATTTAAAAGCCATATCGACGGCAGTACGCACTATTTCACACCAAGATCCGTCCTTGATACGCAGTATGACCTAGGCAGCGACATCATGATGATACTTGATGATCTAGTCGCCTTGCCTGCTGAGACAAAAAGGATCAATCTAAGCATAAAACGAACGATAAAATGGGCAAAAGAGGCGATTGATTATCACAAATTTATGCAAAGCAAGGGCGTTGGCTTAGAGCAAAATATATTTGGCATCGTTCAAGGTGGCACCGACTATGAGGCACGTAAATTTTGTGCGCAGGCCTTAAATGAGATGCCATTTGATGGCCTTGCGATAGGAGGACTAAGCGTTGGCGAGAGCAATGAGGCGATGTATGACACAGTTGAGGCGGTTATGCCATTTATGGATGAGCTAAGACCGCGCTATCTAATGGGTGTTGGCACGCCTGAAGATCTTGTAGAAAACGTGGAGCGAGGCGTTGATATGTTTGACTGCGTCATGCCAACAAGAAATGCAAGAAACGGCACACTCTTTACTAGCTTTGGCAAGATAAATATAAAATCAGCCAAATTTATAAACGACCACGCACCAATCGACCCGCAGTGTCAGTGCTATACCTGCAAACGCTACTCCAGAGGCTATCTAAACCACCTTTTTAAGGCTAGAGAGCTAACGTTTTTTAGACTAGCAAGTCTTCACAACCTGCATTACTATCTAAATTTAATGAAAGAGATGAGAGAGGCGATAGAAAGAGGCGAATTTGCCAAATTTAAGAAAAATTTTTATGCTAAAAGGGTAAAAAATGAGCTATAA
- a CDS encoding CorA family divalent cation transporter, translated as MSYKSSVCGYFYGDEYDYILLVSFTQKQSYKFLFKNGKIYKEDLNHECDKNEFEAALKKLCNEYANKILEHQEELNEYEKIYASRKNFNKFIKRHHFLKYEIRKFQNKISHFYETLSICQSEQQNLKKELKNSTHEANVFRTMANEYACRIDDIYTFIQSIKNDKINQNIYILTMISAVMLPLNLITGFFGMNTQGLPFNETKNATIIVVSIMLGVILCCTSFLFWYTNKKK; from the coding sequence ATGAGCTATAAAAGTTCAGTTTGTGGATATTTTTATGGCGATGAATACGACTATATTTTGCTTGTTTCTTTCACGCAAAAGCAAAGCTATAAATTTTTATTTAAAAATGGCAAGATTTATAAAGAAGATCTTAATCACGAATGCGATAAAAACGAGTTTGAAGCGGCCCTTAAAAAACTATGTAATGAATATGCAAACAAAATTTTAGAACATCAAGAAGAACTAAACGAGTATGAAAAAATTTACGCTAGTCGAAAGAACTTTAACAAATTTATCAAAAGACACCACTTTTTAAAATATGAGATTAGAAAATTTCAAAACAAGATATCTCACTTTTATGAGACACTTTCGATTTGTCAAAGTGAGCAACAAAATTTAAAAAAAGAGCTTAAAAATAGTACTCATGAGGCAAATGTTTTTAGAACAATGGCCAATGAGTATGCCTGCAGAATAGATGATATTTATACATTTATACAAAGTATAAAAAATGACAAAATCAATCAAAATATTTACATTTTGACAATGATATCAGCTGTAATGCTACCACTAAATCTGATAACTGGGTTTTTTGGCATGAATACACAAGGCTTGCCATTTAATGAAACTAAAAATGCTACTATAATAGTTGTATCAATAATGCTTGGAGTAATTCTTTGTTGTACTTCTTTTTTGTTTTGGTACACGAATAAGAAAAAGTAG